In one window of Episyrphus balteatus chromosome 3, idEpiBalt1.1, whole genome shotgun sequence DNA:
- the LOC129916341 gene encoding general odorant-binding protein 99a-like: MKIYIILALVALTSAEWKPKSHEEWLEIEAKCKEQRKMTPELEERIKNEPYLPKEAFEFHLCCLRSTDLWSDSEGFSLEGMTAILDRIPDEEKIDKDAQRDILKKCIDNNSEGSTPFDWAYRCYKCFKDNGDFLKNIGKAKFHDHKEH, encoded by the exons ATGAAAATCTATATCATTTTAGCACTAGTTGCACTT ACATCAGCTGAATGGAAGCCTAAAAGTCACGAAGAATGGCTAGAAATTGAAGCCAAATGCAAGGAACAACGCAAAATGACACCAGAACTTGAAGAGAGAATTAAAAATGAGCCATATTTACCCAAAGAAGCATTCGAGTTTCATCTCTGTTGTTTGCGTAGTACAGATCTTTGGAGTGATTCCGAAGGATTTTCGCTTGAAGGAATGACGGCTATCCTTGATAGAATACCAGATgaagaaaaaattgataaagATGCACAACgtgatattttaaagaaatgcaTTGACAACAATAGTGAAGGAAGTACTCCATTCGATTGGGCTTATCGTTGTTATAAGTGTTTCAAAGATAATGGAGATTTTTTGAAGAATATAGGAAAAGCGAAATTTCATGATCACAAGGAacactaa